A stretch of Candidatus Rokuibacteriota bacterium DNA encodes these proteins:
- a CDS encoding acetylornithine transaminase produces the protein MQWSESYLMQTYARYPLCLVRGEGARVWDAEGKEYLDFTSGHVVLGLGHCHPRVVGMIREQAATLTNVSNLFHSPPGIHLAKLLVERSFADRVFFSNSGAEANEGAIKLARKYAKETFSSDRYEIIATRNSFHGRTLATLTATGQEKVWHGFEPLVPGFKHVPYNDLRAVERAIDNRTAAVLVEPIQGEGGVVVPDDGYLPGLRKLCDAAGILLILDEIQTGMGRAGALWAYQHSGVAPDIMTLAKALANGIPIGATLATEAVAAILTRGSHGSTFGGSPFATAVGLTTLTTVLEENLPERAARVGRFLIGRLEAMRQTHPLIKQVRGRGLLIGIELTAPAAPVVTRCRERGLLVLTAGDTVVRLAPPLIVSERDVERALGILDSALGEAVP, from the coding sequence ATGCAGTGGTCGGAGAGCTACCTGATGCAGACCTACGCCCGCTACCCCCTCTGCCTCGTCCGCGGCGAGGGGGCCCGGGTGTGGGACGCGGAAGGCAAGGAGTATCTCGACTTCACCAGCGGGCACGTGGTGCTCGGGCTCGGGCACTGCCACCCGCGCGTGGTGGGGATGATTCGCGAGCAGGCGGCGACGCTCACGAACGTGAGCAATCTCTTCCACAGCCCGCCGGGAATCCACCTGGCCAAGCTCCTGGTCGAGCGCTCCTTCGCCGACCGGGTCTTCTTCTCGAATTCGGGGGCGGAGGCCAACGAGGGGGCCATCAAGCTCGCGCGGAAGTACGCCAAGGAGACCTTTTCCAGCGACCGCTACGAGATCATCGCGACCCGAAACTCCTTCCACGGGCGGACTCTCGCCACGCTCACCGCGACGGGCCAGGAAAAGGTCTGGCACGGCTTCGAGCCGCTCGTGCCGGGCTTCAAGCACGTCCCCTACAACGACCTCCGCGCCGTCGAGCGCGCGATCGACAACCGGACCGCCGCCGTCCTCGTCGAGCCGATCCAGGGAGAAGGCGGGGTCGTCGTTCCCGACGACGGCTACCTCCCGGGGCTCAGGAAGCTCTGCGACGCGGCGGGCATCCTGCTGATCCTCGACGAGATCCAGACCGGGATGGGACGGGCTGGCGCTCTGTGGGCCTACCAGCACTCGGGCGTGGCGCCCGACATCATGACGCTGGCCAAGGCGCTCGCCAACGGGATCCCGATCGGGGCCACCCTGGCGACCGAGGCGGTCGCGGCTATCCTGACGCGGGGGAGCCACGGGAGCACCTTCGGCGGGAGTCCCTTCGCGACGGCCGTCGGGCTGACGACCCTCACGACGGTCCTCGAGGAGAACCTCCCCGAGCGGGCCGCCCGGGTCGGGCGGTTCCTGATTGGCCGGCTGGAGGCAATGCGACAGACGCACCCGCTCATCAAGCAGGTGAGGGGAAGAGGGCTGCTGATCGGGATCGAGCTGACGGCGCCCGCGGCACCTGTGGTCACGCGCTGCCGGGAGCGCGGCCTCCTGGTGCTGACCGCCGGGGACACGGTGGTGAGGCTGGCCCCGCCGCTGATCGTCTCGGAACGTGACGTCGAGCGGGCCCTCGGGATCCTGGATTCGGCGCTCGGCGAAGCCGTGCCATGA
- the argF gene encoding ornithine carbamoyltransferase codes for MTHLVSIRDLGREEIASLFRLAADLKAKRKAGDRSTPLTGRTLALVFEKPSLRTRVTFEVAMVHLGGRAIYLSANEIGLGVRESVPDVARNLGRWVDVIAARTLRHATVEGLARHAGIPVVNGLSDLEHPCQALADFFTLWERGWDLARIRVAWIGDGNNVCHSIMLLSALTGASVAVACPPGYEPQPAIQAACRELGGRFSITPDPRQAAEGADVLYTDVWISMGQEAERELRLEAFQRYQVNDTLVGFAKPSAVVMHCLPAHRGEEITDAVVDGPRSLVLEQAENRLHLQKALLVALLGASDV; via the coding sequence ATGACCCACCTGGTCTCGATCCGCGACCTCGGGCGGGAGGAGATCGCCTCCCTCTTCCGGCTCGCGGCCGACCTGAAGGCGAAGCGGAAGGCCGGCGATCGCTCGACCCCGCTGACCGGCCGGACCCTGGCGCTGGTGTTCGAGAAGCCCTCGCTCCGCACGCGCGTGACGTTCGAAGTGGCGATGGTCCACCTGGGCGGACGCGCCATCTACCTCTCGGCCAACGAGATCGGGCTCGGCGTGCGGGAATCGGTACCCGACGTGGCCCGGAACCTGGGGCGGTGGGTGGACGTGATTGCGGCCCGCACGTTGCGCCACGCGACCGTGGAGGGGCTCGCGCGCCACGCGGGCATCCCGGTGGTGAACGGGCTCTCGGACCTGGAGCACCCCTGCCAGGCGCTCGCCGACTTCTTCACGCTGTGGGAGCGCGGCTGGGATCTCGCCAGGATCCGGGTGGCCTGGATCGGCGACGGCAACAACGTGTGCCACTCGATCATGCTCCTGTCGGCGCTCACCGGGGCGTCCGTCGCGGTGGCCTGTCCTCCGGGCTACGAGCCGCAGCCCGCGATCCAGGCCGCGTGCCGCGAGCTCGGTGGGCGGTTCTCGATCACGCCGGACCCCAGGCAGGCGGCCGAGGGGGCCGACGTCCTGTATACCGACGTCTGGATCAGCATGGGGCAGGAGGCCGAGCGGGAGCTGCGGCTCGAGGCGTTCCAGCGCTATCAGGTGAACGACACGCTGGTCGGGTTCGCCAAGCCCTCGGCCGTGGTCATGCACTGTCTGCCGGCCCATCGCGGGGAGGAGATCACCGACGCGGTCGTCGACGGGCCCCGGAGCCTCGTGCTCGAGCAGGCCGAAAACCGGCTCCACCTCCAGAAGGCGCTCCTCGTCGCGCTCCTCGGTGCCAGCGATGTTTGA
- a CDS encoding 2-phosphosulfolactate phosphatase, translating to MVRLPWDVVVALSRREALEPASVSMRADAALTLADLSAHRLRGRAAVVIDVFRASTTIVTALANGARMLIPVLTPEEARARARAFPPADVLLGGERRGEPIVGFDLGNSPLQYTPERVRDKVVVFTTTNGTQALRAASGAAVAAVCGLVNVEAVAGWALATGRDLTVVCSGETGALSLEDTVAAGLLLDAIADKAGPLEITDAARACRAVAGHYRRRLDGLLTDSAWARELEQRGYHDDLRACLALSVYAEVPVLEGDVVTRPAPGPSR from the coding sequence GTGGTCCGCCTGCCATGGGACGTGGTCGTCGCGCTGTCACGGCGTGAGGCGCTCGAACCGGCGTCGGTCTCGATGCGCGCCGACGCCGCGTTGACCCTTGCGGACCTCTCGGCGCATCGGCTTCGAGGCCGGGCCGCGGTGGTCATCGACGTGTTCCGTGCCTCGACCACGATCGTCACCGCGCTGGCGAACGGCGCTCGAATGCTGATCCCGGTGCTGACTCCGGAGGAGGCCCGCGCGCGGGCCAGGGCGTTCCCGCCCGCGGACGTGCTCCTCGGCGGTGAGCGGCGCGGGGAGCCGATCGTGGGCTTCGATCTGGGAAACTCGCCGCTCCAGTACACGCCGGAGCGCGTCCGGGATAAAGTGGTCGTCTTCACGACCACCAACGGCACCCAGGCCCTTCGGGCGGCGTCCGGGGCTGCGGTGGCCGCGGTGTGCGGGCTCGTGAACGTCGAGGCCGTCGCCGGGTGGGCGCTCGCCACGGGTCGGGATCTCACCGTGGTCTGCTCGGGTGAGACCGGAGCCCTCTCCCTCGAGGACACGGTCGCCGCCGGCCTGCTCCTGGACGCCATCGCCGACAAGGCCGGCCCGCTGGAGATAACCGATGCGGCCCGCGCCTGCCGCGCTGTGGCTGGCCACTACCGGCGCCGCCTGGATGGGCTTCTCACCGACTCGGCGTGGGCGCGGGAGCTCGAGCAGCGCGGCTACCACGACGACCTCCGGGCCTGTCTGGCGCTGAGCGTCTATGCCGAGGTCCCGGTGCTGGAGGGCGACGTCGTCACGCGGCC
- a CDS encoding argininosuccinate synthase produces the protein MSSPPRKVVLAYSGGLDTSVILRWLIETYGCQVIAFCADLGQGEELALVRDKAIRTGAAKVFVEDLREEFVRDFVYPMLRANAVYEGGYLLGTSIARPLIGKRQVEIALREGADALAHGATGKGNDQVRFELTYAALAPELRIIAPWREWELSSRSALLDFAQRHDIPVPVTAERPYSTDRNLFHISYEGGILEDPWAEPPEKMFLLTNSPEAAPDVPVYVEIDFEAGNPVAVDGKTLGPVALLERLNRLGGEHGIGRVDLVENRYVGMKSRGVYETPGGTILHVAHRALESLTLDRELLHLRDSLVPRYAEMVYYGYWFAPEREALQRFVDEAQKDVTGTVRLKLYKGNVTVVGRRSPWSLYHADFATFEADRVYRQKDAEGFIALHALRLKIRAARDRHRGTGPGPLPPKGG, from the coding sequence GTGTCCTCACCCCCGCGGAAGGTCGTGCTCGCCTACTCGGGCGGCCTCGACACCTCGGTCATTCTCCGGTGGCTGATCGAGACCTACGGCTGCCAGGTCATCGCCTTCTGCGCTGACCTGGGTCAGGGTGAGGAGCTGGCGCTGGTTCGGGACAAGGCCATCCGGACGGGCGCCGCCAAGGTCTTCGTCGAGGACCTCCGCGAGGAGTTCGTCCGCGATTTCGTCTACCCGATGCTGCGTGCCAACGCCGTCTACGAGGGGGGCTACCTCCTCGGCACCTCGATCGCCCGGCCCCTGATCGGCAAACGCCAGGTGGAGATCGCGCTCCGGGAAGGGGCGGATGCGCTGGCGCACGGCGCCACCGGGAAGGGGAACGACCAGGTCCGGTTCGAGCTCACCTATGCGGCTCTGGCTCCCGAGCTGCGGATCATCGCGCCGTGGCGCGAGTGGGAGCTGAGCTCGCGCTCGGCGCTGCTCGACTTTGCGCAGCGCCACGACATCCCGGTCCCCGTCACCGCCGAGCGGCCGTACTCCACCGACCGGAACCTCTTCCACATCTCCTACGAGGGCGGGATCCTGGAGGACCCCTGGGCCGAGCCTCCCGAGAAGATGTTCCTCCTCACCAACTCTCCGGAGGCGGCGCCGGACGTCCCGGTGTACGTCGAGATCGACTTCGAGGCGGGGAACCCGGTCGCCGTGGATGGCAAAACGCTGGGCCCGGTGGCGCTCCTCGAGCGGTTGAACCGCCTGGGCGGCGAGCACGGGATTGGCCGGGTGGACCTGGTCGAGAATCGTTACGTCGGGATGAAATCGCGAGGCGTGTACGAGACGCCGGGCGGGACGATCCTGCACGTGGCCCACCGGGCGCTCGAGTCGCTCACGCTCGATCGAGAGCTGCTCCACCTTCGCGACAGCCTCGTGCCGCGCTACGCCGAAATGGTCTACTACGGCTATTGGTTTGCTCCGGAGCGCGAGGCCCTCCAGCGCTTCGTCGACGAGGCCCAGAAGGACGTGACCGGGACGGTCAGGCTCAAGCTCTACAAGGGGAACGTCACGGTAGTCGGGCGGCGGTCGCCGTGGTCGCTGTACCATGCCGATTTCGCCACGTTCGAAGCCGACCGGGTGTACCGGCAGAAGGATGCCGAGGGGTTCATCGCCCTCCACGCCCTGCGCCTGAAGATCCGTGCCGCCCGCGATCGCCACCGCGGGACGGGTCCGGGCCCGCTGCCTCCCAAAGGGGGCTAG